The sequence GAAAAGACAGTCAGAGGAAGTGAAAATTGAGCTTAGACAGAGATATGGAGCACTTTCTATTGATCCTGATAATATACCTTTTATCGATAGAGTAGTGGCAGATAGTCGTCAAGTAGCACTTAACCATACAGCAGGGTTATCAACTCCACAACAGGTACAAATGGCATTTTTCTGTGCTTTTGCACTTCTTGATAAGGAAAATATATATAAGGAGCAGACAAAGAATATTTGCAGACGTAGACAAAAACTTTTGTTCAAAGGGTTAGGTCTAGATTTAAGAAGGGACCCATATGATACTGCTTATTATACTGAATTTGATTTGTTAGAATGGGCTAGCTGTTATTACGGTGCAGAATTTGGAGATTACTTGCAGAGCAATTACAAGCCAGTGGATATTTTATATAGATTAGCTGAAGATTCATCTATAGTATTGTTAAGTGGCAGTGGTTTTCAAGGACCTGAGTGGTCAATAAGAATATCACTAGCAAATCTTAATGATGAAGCATACTCAAAAATTGGAGAGGAATTACATAAAATATTGGAAGAGTATGTAGCTTCTTGGGAAAGCACAAATAAAAATAATAAATAGTTTGCAAAAGCATAAGTAAAAGTATAAATTGTATTTATATAACTTACTTATGCTTTCTTTTATTGTTTAAATTTCATTTAAATACGTACATTTCATGGAAATTAATGCTATAATTAGGATGTATATAATACATAATTAGACAAGTAGCTAATGGTAGAATAGATATAAATGTATTGTTTATATTTTTGGAGGTAAAAATGGCTGAAGTTATTGTACATGAAATGAAATATTACGGTGAAAAAGTGAGTTCGAATATAGATGTAGTTAATTATAGTGATGAATATTATAATGATTATAAAAGTATTTGTTGTGATTGTTTTAGAGAGTTAAGTATAGCCACCAATCTAGACCCAGATTTATTTTATACACAAGAGGAAATGAATAAAAAGAAATCTAATGTTTTTATTATGTTTATAGATAAAGAGATGGTAGGTTCTGTTGAGATATATGAAAATATAATAGATCACTTATTTGTTAACAAAAAATATCAAAATAAAGGATACGGAAAGAAACTCTTATTTTTTGCTATTAACAGTTTGCAAGAAGTAGGAATTGATGAAATTACTTTATATGTTGCAGACTTGAATAAAGAGGCTATTCAACTATATTTGAATAATGGATTTAAATGTACAAACACCGCAAT comes from Clostridium sp. TW13 and encodes:
- a CDS encoding GNAT family N-acetyltransferase, which encodes MAEVIVHEMKYYGEKVSSNIDVVNYSDEYYNDYKSICCDCFRELSIATNLDPDLFYTQEEMNKKKSNVFIMFIDKEMVGSVEIYENIIDHLFVNKKYQNKGYGKKLLFFAINSLQEVGIDEITLYVADLNKEAIQLYLNNGFKCTNTAIENWG